The genomic segment CAGCGATAATGGCACCACCCACAAGAACAATAAGAAATCGCCTTTCAATATCGGTGGAGCGGACGTCGATTTCTTCAACAGCACCGCCGGTCTCCGCGGCTTCAAGGGCAGCGTCTACGAAGGTGGATTGCGCGTACCTACCGTCGTCCGCTACCCCGGGAAGCTGAAGCCCGGGACTTCATCGGATGTTCCCGGCTACTTCGCCGATTGGTTCCCAACACTGTGCGCTGCCACCGGCACCGAGCCTGCAGCCGCACTGGATGGCGAAAACCTGCTCCCGATCCTCAAAGGAGAGGCCTCTGCAAAACGTCAGAAGCCGATGGTTTGGACCTTCGCTGAATACGGCGGGCAAGTGGTTGTCCGCATCGGCGACTACAAGGTTCTTCGCAGGGGACTTCTCACCAAGAAGCCAGGCGATTGGGAAATCTACGATATCCCGGCGGACCGAGGCGAAACCAAGGATCTCGCAAAAGAAAAACCGGAATTGATCGGGAAGGCTGTCGGCGTGCTGAAGAATGAGGTGGCGGATAACGCGGTGTTCCCGCTCAAGATTCCCGGAGCGAACGATTGAAGGGAAGCCGGGAGGTGGTTGGCTTTTTCTATCGCAGTAAATCCGCTGTGTTCACGAGGTCTCCGGCGTCGGGCCGTATTCCGCCGGTTTCCTCACCGCGTAGTTGCGCCGCCATTCGGTGGGGCTGATCCCGGTCGCCGCCACGAAGCTCCGGTTGAATTGGGACAGCGAAAGTCCGCCCATTTTGGCTGCAATCTCGGCGATGCGCTGGCCGGAATCTTCCAGCATCTCGCAAGCCCGCGCCATGCGCTCGTCGCGCAGTATCCGCTTGAAGCTGCTGCCGGTGATTTTTTCAAACTGTTCGCCAAGATAGCCTGCAGAAAGGCCTACACATGAGGCCACTTCGGCCAAGGTCATGGGTCGACAAGGGTGACCGGTCACCAGTTGCCAAGTTGCTCTTACTGCGGCTGGCCAGTGGTTGATGGTGCGGGGGCCGCCGAGATTTTCCTGCATTGCGGACAGCATCCGAATGAGCGCGGGCTCGCGCCAAGCCAAGGGCCCCTCCGGATCTTTCGGGCGATCCACACGGATCAGCCATGCACCGTCGTTCTTCGGAAGCGAAAGCGACCATGCTTCCGCCGCGCAGAGGTCGGCGGGAGCGGGATCGCCGGAGCTACAGGTTACCTTGCCCCGGCTCATTCGCGAGAGGGCATCCACATAAAAGGCCAGTGCCGGCCACGAGCGGAACTCCTCAATCTTCGGGATCTGTTGGTCGGTAATCATACGTAGGTTTTAACCGGTATTTTTCTTCCGGTATGAGGAACGGTTCCCTGCATTTCGCGGAAAGCAAAAATTTATTTCCGGTTTTTTTATTCACCTTTATTTGAGGTTCGGCTAAGTTGCTTCCTATGAACTCTGCACCACGCCCATGGGCCCTGCTTAGTCGGCACGGGCACGCGTTGATCCATCTTGCCCGCAATCCACGCATGCGGCTTGTCGATCTGGCGCGGGACATGGATCTCACGGAGCGTTCGGTCCGTCTTTTGATCGGCTCCCTCGGTCGCTCAGAATTCCTCCACATCGTGAAAGCCGGTCGGAACAACTCCTACCAACTCGATTTTGAGCGGGAACTGCCTCATCCTTTCGAGCGGCAGATCTCGCTTCGAAAAATCATCGATCTCGCCACGATCACCGGCGGGGAGTAAGCGCCCGACGGTCAGGCGAAATGCATGGGCGGGGTGCGAGGGGTGCTTTTTCGGACCTCCTCTCGCGAAGGTTTCCCGCGGCTAAGTAGCTGAATGGCAGACCTGCGCACGAGCTGGCCTCTCTGGCATCAAGGATGCGAAAGGGAAGGGATGGATACCATCCCGCTTCACACTTCCGATTCCGTTCGCCTCCAAGAAGTTCTCACGCGCTACGTCGATTCGCGCGATGGCTACCTTGAAGCTTCCAAGCTGGTGCAATCCACCGGCTTGTCCGAAACCTTCAGCTTGATCGCGCAGCGCCGCGACCTGATTGCCTCCAAGGTGGCTGCCCTGATCGAACAACAGGGCACAAAACCGGACGAAGAAGGCAGTGTGGAAGCGGGAATCCATCGCTGGTGGATCCGCCTTCGCGAGAAGATGACGGGCCAGGATGCCGATGCGATCCTTGCCGAGTGCGTGCGAGGGGAACAAGAGCTGGCCCGAACCCTCCAAGCGGCCTTGGAGGATGAACATACTCTTGAAGAGCACCGGGAAGTTCTCTCGGATGCCTTGTCGGAGGTAAAGCTGGCCGTGCGGGCCTTCGATTCGGTGATCGATTCTTGAGCGCTTTGCAACAACGGCAAACTTGCGCCCGCATCGATGTAGTTGTTAGCTCGCGATGCGCGATAGACGCCCGACCGCTATGAGCAATCCATTTCAAGATCCCGGTGCCTCGAAACTTCTTTCACGAGTGAGGGAGGACATCTCCCTTCTCCGCGGGGATGTCACCAAGCTGCTCACCTATACCACCCGTTACACCTTGCCGAAGGGGGCGCGTGAGCTGGCCGGCACCGCCCGTCAGGGCCTTCTGGACGGGCGCAGCTATGCGGCGCAACACCTCCGCTCGATCGGCTCTAGCGCTCCCCGGCAAGCTGCGGGTGTGGTGGCCGGAGCTGCCATCGTGGGCCTGCTTGCGGTCGGGGTCTATGCGCTTTGCAAGAGCGAGCGCGCCCG from the Luteolibacter rhizosphaerae genome contains:
- a CDS encoding helix-turn-helix domain-containing protein is translated as MITDQQIPKIEEFRSWPALAFYVDALSRMSRGKVTCSSGDPAPADLCAAEAWSLSLPKNDGAWLIRVDRPKDPEGPLAWREPALIRMLSAMQENLGGPRTINHWPAAVRATWQLVTGHPCRPMTLAEVASCVGLSAGYLGEQFEKITGSSFKRILRDERMARACEMLEDSGQRIAEIAAKMGGLSLSQFNRSFVAATGISPTEWRRNYAVRKPAEYGPTPETS
- a CDS encoding PA2169 family four-helix-bundle protein yields the protein MDTIPLHTSDSVRLQEVLTRYVDSRDGYLEASKLVQSTGLSETFSLIAQRRDLIASKVAALIEQQGTKPDEEGSVEAGIHRWWIRLREKMTGQDADAILAECVRGEQELARTLQAALEDEHTLEEHREVLSDALSEVKLAVRAFDSVIDS